From bacterium, a single genomic window includes:
- a CDS encoding HEAT repeat domain-containing protein gives MKQLTWLIFGFCFLLSCGKQTFPPASAYHVQVLQESLQPVRPGEPEKRPFWNSRAVKFIHAPAFDFKPVQQAVGYRFTATSVVDGADYIFAAQQPWAALTEVWQRLPIGYVQLKVEALDPQGQVMQLCGAKEFYKDTAFAGPYQSAALDYRASALSAWSHLFKQKHVQTWAQTGAPDPAYPLYCYPAKVIGAVVSSMARYARLAPADSTQAIAIARNAADYLIRISQPADSPLAYFPPTYHGEQLTAGAYAGQIMIPYAAEAAMYYLDLFDAINDTRYLQAALRIAGTLKKIQLGSGTWHLKVHAESGQPVQQNLSIPITIIEFFDRLHRQYHIETYQAAGDHALKWILAHPAVTFNWEGQFEDVEPSLPYENLTKHQACSLALYLLDHGEKFPESKPLIADLLHFSEDLFVIWQKPFATALSLTRGPADDWFTPCVLEQYRCYLPVDASSAKMIESFSRYYEKTGDELYLAKAVALANNMTQIQQRYGGRYRTWWQKTDGGWQQDWINCTHYDAVVMHAFGTLCAELNQSLKELDKKPLALLLSSPPQPAIIHELVRRYQQCEESALRCELLNAIALLSSDAARPLVLKAVQSKDADLRAAATALLGGFDDAKAKDFLQNTLVHGPQAMRSAAVHACLQLAEKTAAANPPAADHWRRLALQHATDPTMIREALLDMGDKTDNPLVALKKDEMKSRFQTMAQKFGFVVHWHLAGPFPLDENNLHSDHISVKSIDLSQPLRVGTKTMSWSVVSADNIQGILHLSDWFGSVPGVVYICAEMILPSPQAAQFKLGSNDGVTMWLNGVKIHHHSKGRVLTIDEDRINVTLRQGRNRLMLRIMNLGGAWQACLRICDEQGLPMDGSRWPELSNPSLKN, from the coding sequence GTGAAACAACTGACTTGGCTCATCTTTGGGTTCTGCTTTCTATTGTCATGCGGAAAGCAGACCTTTCCCCCTGCCTCGGCGTATCATGTGCAAGTGCTGCAGGAAAGCCTGCAACCCGTGCGGCCGGGAGAGCCGGAAAAAAGGCCTTTCTGGAACAGCCGGGCGGTCAAGTTTATCCACGCCCCGGCCTTTGATTTCAAACCGGTCCAGCAGGCAGTAGGGTATCGTTTTACCGCCACCTCTGTCGTCGACGGTGCAGATTATATTTTCGCTGCGCAGCAACCCTGGGCCGCTCTTACGGAAGTATGGCAACGCCTGCCCATTGGGTACGTTCAATTAAAGGTGGAAGCCCTGGACCCGCAGGGCCAAGTGATGCAACTATGCGGCGCTAAAGAGTTTTACAAGGACACTGCATTTGCCGGACCCTATCAGTCCGCCGCACTGGATTATCGGGCGAGCGCCCTATCGGCCTGGTCTCATCTGTTCAAGCAAAAACATGTGCAGACATGGGCGCAGACGGGCGCACCGGATCCCGCCTATCCCCTTTACTGTTATCCAGCAAAAGTGATCGGCGCGGTCGTCTCCAGTATGGCGCGCTATGCGCGTCTGGCGCCGGCCGATTCAACGCAGGCCATCGCCATCGCCAGAAACGCCGCGGATTATCTGATCCGCATCAGCCAGCCGGCCGACAGTCCGCTCGCCTATTTTCCTCCCACTTACCACGGAGAGCAGCTGACCGCCGGCGCCTATGCGGGCCAGATCATGATTCCGTACGCCGCAGAAGCCGCCATGTACTATCTTGATCTCTTTGATGCGATTAACGACACCCGCTATCTGCAGGCAGCCCTGCGCATCGCCGGCACACTGAAGAAAATACAGCTTGGCTCAGGAACCTGGCATCTCAAAGTGCATGCGGAAAGCGGACAACCGGTTCAGCAAAACCTGAGCATCCCGATAACGATTATCGAGTTTTTTGACAGGCTGCACAGGCAATACCATATCGAAACCTATCAGGCCGCCGGCGATCACGCCTTGAAATGGATATTGGCCCATCCGGCCGTCACCTTCAATTGGGAAGGCCAATTCGAAGATGTAGAGCCCTCTCTGCCGTACGAAAATCTGACCAAGCATCAGGCCTGTTCTCTGGCCCTGTATCTGCTGGACCATGGCGAAAAATTTCCAGAGTCTAAGCCGCTCATCGCCGATCTTCTGCACTTTTCCGAAGATCTGTTCGTGATCTGGCAAAAACCCTTTGCCACCGCCTTATCCTTGACCAGAGGGCCTGCGGATGACTGGTTCACGCCCTGTGTGCTGGAGCAGTACCGGTGTTATCTGCCGGTTGATGCCAGTAGCGCTAAAATGATAGAGAGCTTTTCCAGATATTACGAGAAAACCGGGGACGAACTGTATCTGGCCAAGGCGGTTGCCCTGGCCAACAACATGACGCAGATACAGCAGCGCTACGGCGGCAGATACAGAACCTGGTGGCAAAAAACCGACGGCGGCTGGCAGCAGGACTGGATCAATTGCACCCATTACGACGCCGTGGTGATGCATGCCTTTGGTACGCTGTGCGCCGAGTTAAATCAATCGCTGAAGGAGCTAGATAAAAAACCGCTGGCTCTGCTGCTCTCCTCCCCTCCGCAACCGGCGATCATCCACGAACTTGTCAGAAGGTATCAGCAATGCGAGGAGTCGGCCTTGCGTTGCGAGTTGCTCAACGCCATTGCCCTGCTATCCAGCGATGCCGCAAGGCCTCTGGTCCTCAAAGCGGTTCAATCCAAGGATGCAGACCTGCGGGCTGCTGCCACAGCCTTATTGGGCGGTTTCGATGATGCGAAAGCCAAAGACTTTCTGCAGAACACGCTCGTTCACGGACCGCAAGCCATGCGCTCAGCCGCCGTGCACGCCTGTCTGCAGCTCGCTGAAAAAACAGCCGCGGCCAACCCGCCTGCGGCTGATCATTGGCGCCGTCTGGCGCTGCAGCATGCGACTGATCCTACAATGATCAGAGAAGCTTTGCTGGACATGGGAGATAAAACAGACAATCCTCTGGTTGCACTAAAAAAGGATGAAATGAAATCTCGTTTCCAAACCATGGCGCAAAAATTCGGCTTTGTCGTTCACTGGCATCTGGCCGGGCCGTTTCCGCTTGATGAAAATAATCTGCACAGCGATCACATCTCTGTTAAAAGCATCGACCTGTCCCAACCGTTGAGAGTGGGGACCAAAACCATGTCCTGGTCCGTTGTATCAGCCGATAATATTCAGGGCATTCTGCACTTGAGCGATTGGTTTGGATCCGTGCCGGGGGTGGTCTATATCTGCGCCGAAATGATCCTTCCCAGCCCGCAGGCGGCTCAGTTCAAGCTGGGAAGCAACGACGGCGTCACGATGTGGTTGAACGGCGTTAAAATTCATCATCATTCGAAAGGTCGGGTTCTCACCATCGATGAGGACCGAATCAACGTCACCCTGCGCCAGGGAAGAAACCGGCTGATGTTGCGGATCATGAATCTGGGCGGCGCCTGGCAGGCCTGTCTGCGCATCTGCGATGAACAGGGACTGCCGATGGATGGCAGCCGCTGGCCAGAGCTCTCCAACCCCTCACTAAAAAATTAA